AATAATTGAAATAAATGAAAATTGGATAGAAGTTGAAACAAAAAAAGGCGTTCAATTTATTAATGCTGAATTTGTACAAAGTATTGGTATTATTAAAAATTAAAAAACGATTGTATTTGGCTCAACTTAACTTAAATGTTATTATTTTTTATGTTCAGCGCCAAATCGCAGGGTAATAATTACCGAGAATAAATAATCAAAAGGAGGAAAATGATGAATGTAATTGTTTTTTTAGCAGCAGGATTTGAGGAGGTAGAAGCCTTAACGGTTGTCGATTATTTAAGAAGAGTCAAGCAAATTACGGTTGATATGATTAGTGTTGGAGATAGCCTTCAGGTTTTAGGAAGCCATCATATCGAAGTAAAAGCTGATAAAAAAATCGCTGAGCTATCAAATCTTGATGCCTACGACGCCGTTATTATTCCCGGCGGAATGCCAGGAGCAGCAAATCTAAGAGATGATCAGCGGGTCGTAAAAATCATTAGCGAAATGAATGAAGCAGGAAAATTAGTGGCGGCGATCTGTGCCGGGCCGATTGTGCTAGAAAAAGCCAAGGTTATCGATGGAAAAAAAGTGACCTCCTATCCCGGATTTGAAAAAGATTTACCTCATTCAATCTATCAAACGGATGCGGTGGTGAAGGATGGTAACATTATTACTTCGCGCGGACCGGGAAAAGCAGTGGATTTTGCTCTTGAACTGGTAACGCTTTTAGCTGGTGAAAAAGAGGCCGAGAACTTGAGAAAAAATATCCTCTATGATAAGGAGAGATGCATGGAATAGCAAATGTGGTAACTTCCATCATTGTAATGTTCAGGTTAGGCTACGGGACCAAATGTCTGTAGGTTGAAAAGGATTGTGTGAGTTAGCGGGAGCGCATCAAAAATATGGGAAATGAAAGATTTCACATAAATAAGGAGAAACAACATAATTATGACTATTGGAGAAAAAATTAAGGAAGCTAGAAAAAGTGAAGGACTTACACAAGAACAGATGGCAGAGAAACTGATGATATCATACCAGAAAATTACAAAATGGGAATCTGATCAAGAAATTCCAGATGTTGATAATTTGAAGGCAATTTCGAGCTTGTTAAATGTAAGTATTGATTATCTGCTCGATAATGAACAGGATATCGATACATCAATTATTAGAGAAAAGATTGATCTATCAAAGTATAAAAAGAATGCGAAAGACCAGATTATTA
This is a stretch of genomic DNA from Acetobacterium woodii DSM 1030. It encodes these proteins:
- a CDS encoding DJ-1 family glyoxalase III — encoded protein: MMNVIVFLAAGFEEVEALTVVDYLRRVKQITVDMISVGDSLQVLGSHHIEVKADKKIAELSNLDAYDAVIIPGGMPGAANLRDDQRVVKIISEMNEAGKLVAAICAGPIVLEKAKVIDGKKVTSYPGFEKDLPHSIYQTDAVVKDGNIITSRGPGKAVDFALELVTLLAGEKEAENLRKNILYDKERCME